A section of the Methanoregula formicica SMSP genome encodes:
- a CDS encoding TIGR02556 family CRISPR-associated protein encodes MIEAIREIGEYANKGAGDNLLDNFSKKIPLEIKKKKQHVIIFNFDTTNQTITCDYEEVKPDSGKKYLWLGNNPRNKPQIYFTSDVFPFIFGDAISNILERVDNPLKNELQMVLEKFFIAISYKEKKDERKIWRVDFTKFSLPTDLRPTFSEKNKELLKELSSPSQKKDQAKKNSKKYLEALSKNILTSLKSKLASDDVSIYTIKLNGSSLAARQEYRKMLSNEKIGCLFDPKDTNYKKYLNRQGNCSLCNKKNIATTSTATNLSFKYYMTDKLGFSSDLDGKFTRNFNICETCYGNLLSGEAFIKNNLKIKIGKLNGYVIPTLLFKNLELDYARFARYITHKNNAVSNLTVLHIFEKELKNFRDFEENEKNNFVINYLFYRSEQGRDFKILRLIKDVPPSRLDTILDIQQKIALKIDKGYPVQQGFLKISLKSLYYTIPIRIGNKDRTYSTKFLDIIDAVFASRSIDYSLLIDQYTELLRIIFHNRGGYNVSSESHLWRKVLQQNFALVFFRELNLLRGFTMEKVSDIGSVPVEINKFWSDIGVYDDPRKTLFLLGYLIGGIGNKQWKAGHKNKPILNKINFEGMNVQAIIRLTNEVFEKLVQYKILKLHESLFYEYKKMIDIYSQSWNLSNQENVFYILSGYSFATYQAISRGEQEAPTEQETEEDEGGDTDE; translated from the coding sequence ATGATTGAAGCGATACGGGAGATTGGGGAGTACGCAAATAAGGGCGCTGGTGATAATCTCTTAGATAACTTCTCAAAAAAAATCCCCCTTGAAATAAAAAAGAAAAAACAACACGTAATTATTTTTAATTTCGACACAACGAATCAGACAATAACCTGTGATTATGAAGAAGTAAAACCGGATTCGGGAAAAAAATATCTCTGGCTGGGAAACAATCCCAGAAATAAGCCGCAAATTTATTTCACATCAGATGTCTTTCCTTTCATTTTTGGCGATGCAATATCAAATATTTTGGAACGAGTTGATAATCCGCTAAAAAATGAACTGCAAATGGTTCTGGAAAAATTTTTCATTGCTATATCTTATAAAGAAAAAAAGGATGAGAGAAAAATTTGGAGAGTTGATTTCACAAAATTCTCCTTACCTACAGATCTAAGACCTACCTTCTCTGAAAAAAATAAGGAGTTATTAAAAGAATTATCCAGTCCGTCACAAAAAAAGGATCAAGCAAAAAAGAATTCAAAAAAATATCTCGAAGCATTAAGTAAAAATATTCTGACTTCATTAAAATCAAAATTAGCTTCTGATGACGTTTCCATATATACAATAAAACTAAACGGCTCTTCACTTGCAGCGCGACAAGAGTATCGAAAAATGTTATCAAATGAAAAAATCGGGTGCCTCTTCGATCCGAAAGATACAAATTATAAAAAATATCTCAATCGTCAAGGCAATTGTTCCTTATGCAATAAGAAGAATATAGCAACAACAAGCACTGCAACAAATTTGAGTTTTAAATATTATATGACGGATAAATTGGGTTTTTCATCAGACCTTGATGGGAAATTCACAAGAAATTTTAACATCTGCGAAACTTGTTACGGGAACCTACTATCTGGAGAGGCATTCATTAAAAATAATTTGAAAATTAAAATCGGGAAACTCAATGGTTATGTGATTCCAACTTTGCTGTTCAAGAATCTTGAATTGGATTATGCAAGATTCGCCCGGTATATTACTCATAAAAACAATGCTGTATCAAATCTAACGGTACTTCATATCTTTGAAAAAGAACTGAAAAATTTCAGAGATTTTGAAGAGAATGAAAAGAATAATTTTGTGATAAATTATCTCTTTTACCGATCAGAACAGGGAAGAGATTTTAAAATTTTAAGGTTGATTAAGGATGTTCCTCCGAGTCGGCTCGATACAATTCTTGATATACAACAAAAAATTGCATTGAAGATCGATAAAGGCTATCCGGTTCAGCAAGGCTTTCTGAAAATTTCCTTAAAGAGTCTCTATTACACAATTCCAATTCGCATTGGAAACAAAGACCGTACATATTCGACAAAGTTTTTAGACATTATCGATGCTGTCTTTGCTTCCAGATCGATCGATTACTCTTTGTTAATCGATCAGTACACAGAACTATTGCGCATCATCTTCCATAATCGGGGAGGTTACAATGTTTCCTCAGAAAGTCATCTTTGGCGGAAAGTACTGCAACAGAATTTTGCATTAGTATTCTTTAGGGAATTAAACTTATTACGAGGATTTACTATGGAAAAGGTTAGTGATATTGGATCTGTTCCGGTTGAGATCAATAAATTCTGGTCTGATATCGGGGTGTACGATGATCCCCGGAAAACATTATTCCTCCTTGGATACCTGATAGGTGGAATTGGCAATAAACAGTGGAAAGCGGGACATAAAAATAAGCCCATACTTAATAAGATCAATTTTGAGGGAATGAATGTCCAGGCAATTATTCGCTTGACAAATGAAGTATTTGAAAAATTGGTCCAATACAAAATTCTGAAACTTCATGAATCGCTGTTTTACGAGTATAAGAAAATGATTGACATATACAGCCAGAGTTGGAATCTGTCCAATCAGGAAAATGTTTTCTACATACTTTCCGGGTATAGTTTTGCAACATACCAAGCGATATCCAGAGGAGAGCAAGAAGCACCGACTGAACAGGAAACCGAAGAAGATGAAGGAGGAGATACCGATGAGTAA